DNA from Chitinophaga pendula:
CTAATTAAAATCTTATTTTTGAGAGTATAGGCGCTAATAAAAGTGTTTGCTATGACTTCCATTTGTTGTTTGTGCTGGCGAGTACTACAATCCTGGGGGATGGTTATCGTTGCGACATTCAGTTTTTTGGTGTTTCTTTGCGCTTCTTTTTTTGTTGATACAAAGCCAGGTGCGATGTCTGTATATCTGATTCCTTTTATTTCTGCTTTTATTGGTTGGTTTACTAACTGGATTGCCATCAAGATGTTGTTTCATCCGAAGTTGCCGGTGAAGATCGGTCCATTTGTGTTGCAGGGTATTTTCCCGAAGCGGCAGCGGCAGTTTGCGGAGAAATTGGGGAAGCTGGTGGCGGACGAGTTGTTGTCTTTTGAAGATATCCGTGTTAAGCTGACTGATCCGGAGAAGGTCAAAAACATCATTCCGATGGTGGAGGAGCACCTGGATCATTTCCTGCGTAACAAGCTGCCACAGGCGATGCCGGTGTTGGCGATGTTTATTGGTGACAGTACGATCAACCAGATCAAGACGGTATTGGTGGCGGAGTTGGATAGTCTTTTCCCTAAGATGATCGATCAGTATTTGCAGAATACGCAGAGTGAGCTGGACCTGGAGCGTATTGTAACAGAAAAGGTAAGTAATTTTTCTTCTGACAAGCTGGAGCAGATACTGCAAGGTATTATGTCGAAGGAGTTCCGTTTTGTGGAGATCATTGGCGGTGTGTTAGGTTTTGTGATTGGTTTGATACAGTTGCTGATGACGCGTTAATTCCCTGTTGTGTCCCTTTTTAAACAAGTCTGGTAAGGGATTGTTAATTACTGTTAAGACCTTTTACCGGTTATTTTGCCGGTTTCCTAAGGAATTTAGGCCCTTTCATCATAAAAAGCGGCCGAGCGTATATCTATGTAATAGATTTGTACCCTAAATAGAATGGTCCAAAATTCTTTCTGATGAGAAAATGCTATGTATTGCTGGCGTCCGCGTTGCTGGCATGCTGTAATTACGCGTTTGCGCAAGTCCCTGTTATACCTCCGGGGGGAGCGAAGCCAGGAGCTGCCAAGCCCCAAAGTATCCCACAAATAGGTCATGTGTTTGGTAAACTGATAGATGCGAGCACTGGTAAGCCGGTGGAGTATGCATCGGTTGCCTTACTCCGTTTAAAAGATTCCAGTGTTATCGGCGGTATGCTCAGTAAGAGCAATGGTGATTTCAGTATTGAGCACCTGCCATTTGGTCCGATGATTATGCGTATTAATTTCATGGGTTATAAGACGGTCATCAAGCGGGTGACCATTACACCTCAGGCTTATGACCAGGACCTGGGTAATATTAAATTACAGGCGAATGTATCTAACCTGTCTGCGGTGGAAGTAACCGGTCAGAAGAGTGCATTTACTATGGGTATTGATAAGAAGGTGTTTAATGTAGAGCGTAATTTGGTAAGTGCTGGGGGTACTGCTACGGATATATTAAAAAATATCCCGGCGGTGAATGTGGATATAGACGGTAATATCAAGGTACGTAACGCCTCTCCTACTGTGTTTGTGGACGGTAAGCCCTCTACCCTTACGTTGGATCAGATACCGGCGGATGCGATCGAGAGTGTGGAGTTGATCACGAATCCATCTGCCAAGTATGATGCGGAGGGGATGGCAGGTATTCTGAATATTGTGTTAAAGAAGAACAAACGTGCCGGTATCAACGGTATGATCATGGGAGGTGTTGGTAATAATGACAAGTACAATGCCGGCGGTAATATTAATGTACGGCAAGGTAAGTTCAATGTATTTGCGAATTACAACTTCAATGCGTCCCGTTTCTGGGGTGACGGTACTACTAACCGCAGTAATTTTAACCGGGTGAACGGTGTACCTACGGATACGAACTATCTGCGTCAGGTGAGTGAGAGCCGTAACGGAGCGCAGTTCCAGTTTGGCCGATTTGGGTTGGACTATTACCTGGATAACCGTAATACGCTTTCTGTGTCGCAGAACATTGTGGCTGGTAAGTTTAGTGTATTCGAGGATCTGGGTAGTGAGTTCCTAAACAGCAGCAAGCAATTGCAGACGGCGAATGACCGTGTCAACAACGGGGATTTCAAATTCAGGAACTATACTACGCAGGTGGGCTTCAAACATACTTTTGCGAAACCTAACCAGGAGTGGACGGCAGATTTCAGTTATAACCGCAGTAGTAATGACCGTGACGGGAATTACGTGACCCAGAATAAAAATTCGCAGCAGCAGCCGATCGGCAATCCTATTCTGCAGAATAACAATGGGGACGGTAAGACTACTTTTCTGACGGCGCAGACGGACTATGTGAACCCAATTGGTAAGAATGGTAAGCTGGAAGCCGGCGCTAAGGCGACTATCCGTGATTACACCAGTAACTTCAATGTATATGACCAGGACAATACGGGTGGATTTGTGTTTAACAACCTGTTGTCTAACGATTATAAATACAAGGAGCAGATCTATGCCGGTTATGCCAACTTTGCCAATACGATGGGAAGTTTTGGTTACCAGGCAGGTTTGCGTGTGGAGCAATATATTTATTCCGGGGAGATCCCCAGTGAAGGTAAGACCTTCAAGCCGACGAAGGCAGCGCCAGGTTTCTTCCCCAGTGTGTATTTGTCTCAGAAGTTGAAGAAGGACCAGGAGTTGCAGTTGAACTATTCCCGTCGAGTAACGCGGCCTAACTTCTTCCAGCTGATTCCTTACCGGGACTACAGTGATCCGCAGAACCAGCGGGAAGGTAATCCTAATCTTAAGCCGGAGTATACGAACAGTCTGGAGTTTTCTTATGCGAAGAACTTTAAAGCCGGTAATTTTCTGGCGTCTATTTACTACCGTAATACCAACAACCTGATTTCTACGCTTAGTACGCCGATTGGTAAGGATACGCTGTTGTCTACGTTTGTGAATGCGGACAAGAACAATTCCTATGGTGCGGAGCTGACGTTGAAAAATACGATTGTGAAGGGATGGGATCTGACCTCCAATGTGAATCTTTACCAGACCAACCTGACGGTGAAGAGTAATGAAGGTGATTTTAAGAATAACGGTTTTTCCTGGATGGCGAAGTTGAACT
Protein-coding regions in this window:
- a CDS encoding DUF445 domain-containing protein, which produces MSVYLIPFISAFIGWFTNWIAIKMLFHPKLPVKIGPFVLQGIFPKRQRQFAEKLGKLVADELLSFEDIRVKLTDPEKVKNIIPMVEEHLDHFLRNKLPQAMPVLAMFIGDSTINQIKTVLVAELDSLFPKMIDQYLQNTQSELDLERIVTEKVSNFSSDKLEQILQGIMSKEFRFVEIIGGVLGFVIGLIQLLMTR
- a CDS encoding outer membrane beta-barrel family protein produces the protein MRKCYVLLASALLACCNYAFAQVPVIPPGGAKPGAAKPQSIPQIGHVFGKLIDASTGKPVEYASVALLRLKDSSVIGGMLSKSNGDFSIEHLPFGPMIMRINFMGYKTVIKRVTITPQAYDQDLGNIKLQANVSNLSAVEVTGQKSAFTMGIDKKVFNVERNLVSAGGTATDILKNIPAVNVDIDGNIKVRNASPTVFVDGKPSTLTLDQIPADAIESVELITNPSAKYDAEGMAGILNIVLKKNKRAGINGMIMGGVGNNDKYNAGGNINVRQGKFNVFANYNFNASRFWGDGTTNRSNFNRVNGVPTDTNYLRQVSESRNGAQFQFGRFGLDYYLDNRNTLSVSQNIVAGKFSVFEDLGSEFLNSSKQLQTANDRVNNGDFKFRNYTTQVGFKHTFAKPNQEWTADFSYNRSSNDRDGNYVTQNKNSQQQPIGNPILQNNNGDGKTTFLTAQTDYVNPIGKNGKLEAGAKATIRDYTSNFNVYDQDNTGGFVFNNLLSNDYKYKEQIYAGYANFANTMGSFGYQAGLRVEQYIYSGEIPSEGKTFKPTKAAPGFFPSVYLSQKLKKDQELQLNYSRRVTRPNFFQLIPYRDYSDPQNQREGNPNLKPEYTNSLEFSYAKNFKAGNFLASIYYRNTNNLISTLSTPIGKDTLLSTFVNADKNNSYGAELTLKNTIVKGWDLTSNVNLYQTNLTVKSNEGDFKNNGFSWMAKLNSEVKLPANFTIQVNGTYQAPAIALPAGSQGGGRGGGFNMVPTTAQGTIKGFSTVDMAVRKDFLKNKAASLTLALSDVFNTRQIQLDQTTPQFAQDYIRKRESRIVRLNFSYRFGKFDAQIFKRKNLKAEREGMQNSMEGGQGF